The genomic interval GCTTTGGCTAATCAAACGATTCGCTTTGGCTTGTGCATCGGCTTCAATGATAGTCGCGTCCGCAACACCTTTAGCGAGTGCAGCTTTTTTCTCTGCCTCTTGTTTTGCGCGCTCTACCTCATATCTTGCACGCTCGGCTTCTTGTCGCGCAACTTGCACGCGTTCAATTTGTTCTTTAATTGCGACAGGCAAGACGATTTCGGTTAATTGGATAGAAACTAATTCCACAGGACGGTTCTCAAGCCCATTAATGTTTTCGCGGAATTTGTGGTCAATCAAAGTTGCGATTTCATTCCGCTTAGTCGGTAATTCCTCCGCAGGGAAGCTTCCTACGACATTGCGCACAATTTCACGAATCACGGGAGTAATGATTCTCTCTTCCCAATTTTGACCCCAAGTTGCAATGGTTTGCGGCACACTTAAAGGATCTAGCCGATACTGCACTGCAAGCTCCACCGACACAGACAAACCCCTAGAATCCAACACACTAATGGCTTGGTTTCTTAGGCTTCCCTCATCACGATTACGATAACTTGAAGTTTCTACACTTGTAAATTCTGCGATTCTAACTTTTGTATTTACTGCAATAATTTTTTGAATGCCAGGAATATAAAAATGAATGCCCGGCTGCAAAGGAGTCGGGTCAAATTCACCTGTCGTAATCTTTACACCCACTTCACCACTATTGATGATTGTAAAAGGCTTAAGCAAAAAGAGTAAAATCACAAGAATTACTAGTAGATACAATCCTACCATTTTTTTACCATTTGGCATACTAAAATTCGGCATTTTAGGGGTTTGAAATCCACGATTTTTGTTGTTTCCGCTATTGCCTCCACCCTTGTCATTGTTAGAATTATTGCTAGTATTTGAGTCGTTATAATTTCTGTTTTTTTGTCTTAAATGTTCGTTTAAATCAATGGGCATATCAAACCTTTATTTAAATGTAAGTTAGCCAATGGGAGAATTTCTCATCTCTCCCATAGACAACATCAAAAAACGCATTTTGGAGTTTATGAGTTATTTCACCTCGTCTCCCACTACCAATCACACGCGCGTCTAACTCGCAGATAGGTGTAACTTCCGC from Helicobacter ganmani carries:
- a CDS encoding SPFH domain-containing protein, producing the protein MPIDLNEHLRQKNRNYNDSNTSNNSNNDKGGGNSGNNKNRGFQTPKMPNFSMPNGKKMVGLYLLVILVILLFLLKPFTIINSGEVGVKITTGEFDPTPLQPGIHFYIPGIQKIIAVNTKVRIAEFTSVETSSYRNRDEGSLRNQAISVLDSRGLSVSVELAVQYRLDPLSVPQTIATWGQNWEERIITPVIREIVRNVVGSFPAEELPTKRNEIATLIDHKFRENINGLENRPVELVSIQLTEIVLPVAIKEQIERVQVARQEAERARYEVERAKQEAEKKAALAKGVADATIIEADAQAKANRLISQSLNSPLLQLRQIEVQGKFNEALQNNRDAKIFLTPGGATPNIWLDSKDNQRATSVSN